The proteins below are encoded in one region of Thermosipho atlanticus DSM 15807:
- a CDS encoding cob(I)yrinic acid a,c-diamide adenosyltransferase → MISTKTGDNGKTSLANGERVDKDNLRVEVYGVLDELNSYLGLAKQYLDEKEKDVIEDIQRTIFRLSSELAKGERFVKLIDINEIEKLTILVEKYEKTLNLKGFILPGSNFASAILDICRTIARRAERRIVSLSKNENVRKEILAYINRLSDLLFVIARYVEKDNIKYV, encoded by the coding sequence ATGATTTCGACAAAAACAGGTGATAACGGAAAAACAAGTTTAGCTAATGGAGAAAGAGTTGATAAAGATAATTTGCGTGTGGAAGTTTATGGAGTATTAGATGAATTAAATTCTTATCTTGGGTTAGCAAAGCAATATTTAGATGAGAAGGAAAAAGATGTTATAGAAGACATTCAAAGAACGATTTTTAGACTTTCTTCAGAACTGGCGAAAGGTGAAAGATTTGTTAAACTTATTGATATTAATGAAATAGAAAAATTAACGATTTTAGTAGAAAAATATGAAAAAACTTTAAATTTAAAAGGTTTTATATTACCAGGTTCAAATTTTGCAAGTGCAATATTAGATATTTGTCGAACAATTGCAAGGAGAGCTGAAAGAAGAATAGTATCTTTATCTAAAAACGAAAATGTAAGAAAAGAAATTCTAGCATATATTAATAGACTTTCCGATTTGTTGTTTGTGATTGCTAGATACGTTGAAAAAGATAATATTAAATATGTGTAA